The genomic DNA CCCGTCAATCTCTGCACGTGGTACTAAAGCTGCTACTGAGTCGATAACGACAATATCTACTGCACCACTTGATACTAAAGCATCAGCGATCTCTAATCCTTGTTCTCCGGTATCTGGTTGAGAAAGGAGTAATTCATCGATATTTACCCCTAATTTTTGGGCATATTGTGGATCTAAGGCATGTTCCGCATCAATAAAGGCGGCAGTCCCACCATTTTTTTGGACTTCTGCGATTGCATGGAGTGCAACCGTTGTTTTACCTGAACTTTCTGGACCGTAGACTTCAATGATCCGTCCACGAGGATAGCCACCTATCCCTAAAGCAACATCTAGTGCAAGAGAACCACTTGGAATTGTCGAGATTTGTTGGTCGATTTTTTCGCCCAGTTTCATGATCGAACCTTTCCCATAGTTCTTTTCAATTTTTTTCAATGCAGCATCTAAGGCTGCTTTACGATCATCTGCCAATACGATAATCCTCCTTATTTTTACGACTCAAAGTAACATTTCATTACGTTTATAATATCTTTTTTATTTATAAAAAGCAAGCAAAAACCGAACAAATATTCGCATTTATTTTTTTCTTAATAGTTGCTTTCTTAGCAGATCAAATCCTTGCATAATCGCACTATTTCTGATTGCCGAACGGTCTCTCGTAAAGTGACATTCTTTTGTTTCTACGCCTTCTTTTGATGCAACGGCAAGCCAAACTGTACCCGCAGGATGTCCTTCTAATGTGTCGGGTCCCGCCACACCGGTAAACGCTACGGCATAATCTGTACCAACGAGTTGGCGTGCTCGAATCGCCATTTGTTCGGCACATTCTTTACTGACTGTGCCAAACTGCTCTAATAGTTCTGGATCGATGCCTAAGAGCTTTGCTTTGGTCTCTGCTGAATAAGTCACAAAGCCCCCAGAAAAGACTTGAGAGACGCCAGGAATTGCTCCTAACGCGGATTGAAAGCCTCCCGCTGTCAAACTTTCAGCTGCTGTGACTGTCTTCCCCTGTTCTTTTAGCAGATCCACGACGGCTTGTGGCAACGAATAGTCATCCCCATAGCCATAAAAATATGCACCGACACGGGCTTGGATTTTTTCTTCTAGTGCGTGCAATGCTTGATTCCCTGCATGGATATCTGACGTTTTGACTGTCAATCTCAGTGTGACTTCATTTGGTTTGGCATAAGGAGCAATCGTGGGATTGATTTGGGTAGCAATCAAGTCTTTTAGATCGGTTACTAATTGTGATTCACCGATGCCATAGAAGCGCAACACTTTTGAAATCAGTTTTTCTTCTGAAGGGAATTGTTGTTCTAACAGTGGTCGCACTTGTTCTACAAACATCGGCTTCAACTCACTTGGTGGCCCAGGAAGTAAAAGATAAGCATTGCTTTTCGTTTGATAAAACGTGCCTAACGCTAAGCCAGTTCGATTAGGTAATGGTGTGCCCCCTTCAATGATCTGAGATTGTTGTAAATTGTTCTCCGTCATTTTTCTTTTTGTCGTTTCGAAAAATGCCAGCAGTTTCTTGTACCCTTCTGTGTTTTGGATCAGCTCTTTGCCGAGGTGTTGAGCGACAACTTCTTTTGTTAAGTCATCTTCTGTTGGTCCTAGTCCACCACATAAAATGATTAGTTCACTTCTCGATTCAGCTAACTGGAGTAACTCCTCCAAACGAGTCGGATTATCCCCGACAACTGTGTGATAATAGACATCGATTCCTAGATCTGCTAACTGTTCTGATAAAAATGTCGCATTCGTATTCACGACTTGTCCAAGTAATAATTCTGTTCCTACTGCTATGATTTCAGATTTCATATTTGATCGCTTCCTTTAGTTGAGGTTGCTTTTGCAACATCTCTATTTATCTGTAAATCAGTCTTTGTTCGACTAATTGTCTCTACCAAATAGTATACGCTATTTGCTGATAGAATCATTTCTCCTTGCTCAATTTGTTCTTGTGATTGCGTCTATGTCAAAAAAATAAAAATCAGACCGGGAATGACCGATCTGATTGCAAGGGTAATTAAGTGACTCTATGATTTTACATGGATCCTTTGAATACGCCACGATTTTTGATGAAGTAATCGACACCTGAATAGATGGTAAAAATCAGACAAGCGTATAACATGATTTGATCGAGGGGTACATTGATCAAGTTGAATGGGATATTATTGATAAATAATAAAATAATCGCAATCATTTGCGTAGCTGTTTTTACTTTTCCAGGCCAAGCAGCTGCCATGACTTCCCCATCCTCGACAAGCAATAATCGTAACCCTGTTACAGCCAACTCACGACAAACGATGATCGCAATCACCCATGCTGGCGCTTTCCCTTGACCTACCAACATGATAAAAGCTGTCATAACTAACATTTTGTCTGCTAATGGATCAGCAAATTTTCCGAAGTTCGTCACTAATCCTCTGGACCGAGCAATTTTCCCATCTAGCCAATCCGTCACACTTGCTAAAGCAAAAATGATGGCTCCTACTAGTTGCGTGATCGCTAATGACGTTGTTCCTACCGTTAATTGCCCCCAATCTAACGGGAGACCGACTACTAAAATAAACACCGGAATCATACAGATTCTAAGTACAGTTAATTGATTTGGTAAATTCACAAGAACGACTCCTTTCTTTCCTATTTTACGTCAGTCCAGCAAAAGTTTCCACCAATAGTCTCTCAATTGCTCAACAAATCTTTCACTACTTTATAACCTACTATCCAAACAAGAAAAGAGAGCCCAAGACGAGATTCCGGCTCTCTTTTACACGGTTGTTTTTTAAACTAATTATTCTGCATACTGCAAGGAAAGCGAAATATTCTTCAGACTTGTATTGTTTGGTCCTGCGTTGATAGGCAGTTCTTCGCCATTTAATTTGACCGTTGCATTACTCGCTGCCCCAAGTGTGATCATCGCATTTGTCGTATTTTCTGGAAGCTCTGTTGTTTTTGTATCATTGGCAACCAAGGTTTCTTGATAATGATAGTCAAACGTATTGTTCAATTGGACACCGATCCAGACACGTTCACTTGCTGTGAATTCCAATGTGATCGGTTTTTTCGCATCTTTCACCTCGATCGAAAGCGCACTTCCTGTGTCTTGCCCCGGTGTGATGGTCATTTTTTTCTCTTCTTCTGTTGATTTTGTTGTCGATTCCACGGTCGATTCAACCGTCGATTCACTTGTCTCCGGTTCTTCTTCCGTGATCGAACCATCGACAGATACCGTTGAAGCTGTTCCACCAATGATCGGCTCAGATTGACGGTCTTGCCATGACATATATGCCACTACTGTGATGATTGCTACAGCGACTAATCCTAATAAAATCACTGGCAGACTTGTCCAGAATTTTGTTAGATTCTTTTCTTCTTCGTGCATAGCTTTTCTTGAACCACTCACTGTTTCTGGTTCTGGTCGTTTTTTGATGGTTTCATCTGCGAAAGATTTTTTTCCATCAAAAACATCCACTAAATAATCACCATCTTCACCAACAGCTTCTGCATATTGACGAATAAATGCACGAACATAAAATTTACCTGGCAATTGATCAAATTCGTTTTGATCGATTGATTCCAAGTAACGTTTTTGGATCTTCGTCATTTGTTGTAATTCATCTAATGATATTTTTTTGTTTAAACGGGCTTGCCGTAATTTTTCCCCGATGGTTTCAAAAGCCACTCGTTCATCTTCTCCAGTCTGTGTATTCTAGTCAGAAGGTGTTTTCTCTACTGAGGATCGACCATTTATTCTGACTGCTTCTCATTGAATTTTTGCTTTATTCATGCTCAATGTATAGTGTTTCCTCTATATTGATCAATCTTGCACTCAATCTACTTAAGAATACCACAAAGCGAACTTACTTTGGATAACATTTCATCTGTTTTAAACTGAAATTTAAGACTTTCTTTTATTCTTACAAAAAGTATGACGAATCAGCGAGTATGTCCAAAAAAATCAGAATTTTTTACTGTTTCATTTTTTTGGCTGCATATAAAATTCACTAAACACGTCAGCATTGATAAAAGAGCGTCCTACTTGAAGAAGATCCGTCATCTGGATTGATTCAATGATTTCTGGCAGATCAAATAATGTTTGGTCACC from Enterococcus mundtii includes the following:
- a CDS encoding competence/damage-inducible protein A, translated to MKSEIIAVGTELLLGQVVNTNATFLSEQLADLGIDVYYHTVVGDNPTRLEELLQLAESRSELIILCGGLGPTEDDLTKEVVAQHLGKELIQNTEGYKKLLAFFETTKRKMTENNLQQSQIIEGGTPLPNRTGLALGTFYQTKSNAYLLLPGPPSELKPMFVEQVRPLLEQQFPSEEKLISKVLRFYGIGESQLVTDLKDLIATQINPTIAPYAKPNEVTLRLTVKTSDIHAGNQALHALEEKIQARVGAYFYGYGDDYSLPQAVVDLLKEQGKTVTAAESLTAGGFQSALGAIPGVSQVFSGGFVTYSAETKAKLLGIDPELLEQFGTVSKECAEQMAIRARQLVGTDYAVAFTGVAGPDTLEGHPAGTVWLAVASKEGVETKECHFTRDRSAIRNSAIMQGFDLLRKQLLRKK
- the pgsA gene encoding CDP-diacylglycerol--glycerol-3-phosphate 3-phosphatidyltransferase, whose product is MNLPNQLTVLRICMIPVFILVVGLPLDWGQLTVGTTSLAITQLVGAIIFALASVTDWLDGKIARSRGLVTNFGKFADPLADKMLVMTAFIMLVGQGKAPAWVIAIIVCRELAVTGLRLLLVEDGEVMAAAWPGKVKTATQMIAIILLFINNIPFNLINVPLDQIMLYACLIFTIYSGVDYFIKNRGVFKGSM
- a CDS encoding helix-turn-helix domain-containing protein; translated protein: MAFETIGEKLRQARLNKKISLDELQQMTKIQKRYLESIDQNEFDQLPGKFYVRAFIRQYAEAVGEDGDYLVDVFDGKKSFADETIKKRPEPETVSGSRKAMHEEEKNLTKFWTSLPVILLGLVAVAIITVVAYMSWQDRQSEPIIGGTASTVSVDGSITEEEPETSESTVESTVESTTKSTEEEKKMTITPGQDTGSALSIEVKDAKKPITLEFTASERVWIGVQLNNTFDYHYQETLVANDTKTTELPENTTNAMITLGAASNATVKLNGEELPINAGPNNTSLKNISLSLQYAE